CATAGTTTTAGTTCTAAAAAGAAATATGGAGCAAAAAAAGAAACGTATGACCATATCCATAAGCAAATGGATATCATGCCTTATGAGTTCGAATCTGCCTCACAACTTCTTGAAGACTTTTGGAAAAGTGCAGAGTACTATATGGAGAACAATAGATGAAAACGGTTAGAGTAGGCATTATGTCAAAAGAGGAGTATAAGCAACGAACTATAGACATTGCCAGAGGACTATATGTACCTAAAACAAATGAACCTAAGATATGGTTTGAGTCCATGAAGTCCATGGCTCAGATACTCAGTAATGAAAACCAGGCACTGCTGAAAACGATACTGGACAATAAACCGAAATCATTAAAAGAGCTTGAAGCGCTTACAGGCAGAGCAAAGTCAAATTTGTCTCGGACACTGAAAACACTTGAGCGTTATGGTATTGTAGAGTTACATAAGTCCAATAATGCTTTGGTAGCGGAAGTAAAGGCTACACATTTTAAAGTGGAATTTGGATTTGAAGCTGCGTAAGACCTACATAATATAAAAACCCAAACCCATTTCTGGCACTAAATGACGATACCCCCCCATCGTTAAAACGTAAGAGGGGTGCGAACCATCTTCATAGACATTACCACTGTGGATGACAGGGAGGTCTACCACCTGCTGGAAGTTTGTTTCAACAATGATATGTTCGATGAAGTTGAGGTGCTTTCTTCCTGTGAATATCGTGATGTATGATATGCCGGTAGATTGTATTTATGCTATAATAAGGTACAAATTACCAAAATAGAGGATCATGAAATGACAGCGCGTATGGATGGCAGCTTTATTGACTATGTTGATTTTATTGATGTAGCGGTGGAAGCATTTGAAACCGCACCGAGAAAACTGTTTGAAAAAATGATGCGTTTGATCTTGAACAAATTTCATGATCAGGAGATAGAGCTCCAGCGTTTGTCGTTGGAAATGGACGATATGCATGTTTTGCCTGTTGATGATCTGGATGAGTTCTATGACACAGTATTGGATGCCGTTGACAATATAAAGCTTTTTAAGAAAAAGCTTGAAGCGATCGAGGCGAAGGATCCTCTTTTTGCTGAACTTCATGATGAGGCGGACAAACTTCATTCGGCACTGGTTTCCTATATGGACAGAATGGGACAGCTTGAAGTGCGCATTATGCAAGAAGAGCAGAGATCGGCATAACATTTCATGCAGATACATGAAACATCACAGTACCTTCGTACACAAAAAAGGCTTGTCCGAAAACATACTTTGAATCAAAGTGATTGATATAGATAAGACACTTGCACTTTTTAAAAATGACTCTAAAAACAGTGCTTTGCATTTCAAAAAAATGACTTGTAAAAAAGATAAAGACCGTTATTCTATCAGAATAGTCAATACCCAATACAGAGTATTAATGAACATTACAGATGAAAATATATATTTGGTATGTGTCTGTGACCATGATGAATATGATAGACGCAATAAAGAGTGCTGAAACTGTTTGAACCATAACTTTTCATAGATGGAAGTTTGCATACCCACGCTTAAGGAGTTATATCTTACCATACTCCTTACGATAATCTCAAGGAATGATACATGAAATATCTGCTTATGCTTCTTCTCTTTGTGCATGTGGCACAGGCGGCGGAAGCACCCATCTACCAGACATCTCTTTATACCGGTACGGTCTTTCTGTTCCTGCTGCTGGCAGGTATCATCGTCGTGCTGATGATGAAACGTACCAAAGATAGGCAGCTGCTGCAGGAGAAAGAAGAGAAGATCGTGCAGCTGATCCGGCAGAATGCAGAGAACGAACAGCACCATATGCAGAGAGAGCAGGAGATGGAAAAAGAGATCTTGACGCTTACACATACCATTGAGAACCTTGAACTCAGGCTGAAAGAGGGAACGAAGAACCAGGTCGTTACCAAGATCGAAGAGCTGCAGAACAAGCGTCAGGCAGCACAAAACAAACTTACTGAAGAAGCGTAGGATACACTATGGGAGAACATGAACATATGCCGGTCCAAAAGGTTGCCGACACTTCCATAAAAAAGAACGGTGAGATTTCAGACCAGGTCACTGCACAGGTGGCCATGGCACTCAGTACACTTGACGGCCGCTACAAAGAGAATATAGCCGACTATGCCCAGGAGCTGCACAGCTGTACACACAAGATCGATATGGCACGTATTGACCTTGACATGATGCGCAAACAGAAAGAACCCTACAACAATGAACTGCTCTCTGCGGAAAAAGAGGTGGAGTATGCACTGCGTCTTCTTGAACGTCTGACAGAGCAATGTATCCAAAAGACACTGGTCGTTGCCGAACTTGAGACCGAACTGGAGAACCTTGGCCACTCCGGGGAGAGCGAAGCTGTACTCCAAAGCAGACGTACAGAGCTTAAGAGCCTGGAGCAGGAGATTGGTGACCTGGAACTGACCCTGCTGAACCATGAACTTGAAAAGCAGAATGTTCTGCTCAAAATGGAGCCGATCGAACGCAAGATCGCTGCACTGGAGAAAAAGATCCGTGAACTTGAATCGGAAAAGCGCTATATAGAATCAACGCATCTGCACCGCATTACGCAGGTCGTACAGACACAGCCGTCGAAACTCCCGCCTGTTATAGAAGATACCCCCAAGACCTCCTAGTCTTCATTTTCTCTAAATACTTTTTACTTCTCTTAACAGAGCATTCTGAAAAATATGACAATCTGTCATATTTTTGATCTGTAACCTTTTTACATTCTACAATTATGGAGAAGACCGTTAGGAGATTGCTATGAACGAATTGGTATTGCAGGGTGAGATCGGTGAGCGTATATTTACTTTGAGAGGTAAAGAGGTGATGCTTGACAGAGATTTGGCAGAACTGTATCAGGTTGGTACAAAAGTGCTTAATCAGGCTGTTAAAAGAAATATTGAAAGATTTCCTCAAGATTTTATGTTTCAAATGACTAAACAAGAATTTGAAAATTGGAGGTCACAATTTGTGACCTCCAATGCAGATAAGATGGGACTTAGAAGAGCACCTTATGTATTTACCGAACAGGGTGTGTATATGTTGGCCACCGTTCTGAAAAGTGATGTAGCAATAGATGTAAATATTGCCATTATGAGAACGTTTGCAAAACTGAGAGAATTCAGCAAACACTACAATGCTTTGGCAAAGAGGATCATGGAAGTAGAAAGAAAAAATGACAGACAGTACAAAGAGCTGAAAAAAGCACTGGATGAATTAATGGCCGGATCTAAAGTTGTTGAAAGTAAAACCATAGGTTTTATAAAGTCTGATCAATAAAAAGGATTTTTGATGTCACACCTCAAAACGATAAAAGAACTCCACAAAGATGACAAACCCAGAGAAAAGCTGGTGAAGAAGGGTGCGGAAGCACTGAAGAATGATGAGCTCCTTGCCGTGCTGCTCGGCTCGGGGATACAGGGTAAGGATGTGCGGAAGCTTTCCAGAGAGATCGTTGTGCTGATGGATACAGGGTTCGACGGGCTCACCCTCAAGAGACTGTGTGAAGTACACGGGCTGGGGCTTGCGAAGGCTTCGCAGATCATTGCGTCCATTGAACTTTCCAAACGCTACCTGATACGGACGAACAAACGCATAAGCTCTGCGGCGGATGTATATGAAGAGCTCAAAGCGTTTGCAGGGAAACAGCAGGAGCATTTTCTGAGCATTACGCTTGACGGGGCATCGCATATTATCAATGTCAGAACCGTATTCATAGGTACGCTCAACCAGAGTCTCGTTCACCCGAGGGAAGTCTTTGCCGATGCCATAGCCGACAGGGCGGCGGGGATCATCATAGCGCATAACCATCCGTCGGGCACACTGGAGCCAAGCAGAGCAGATATACAGATAACCGACCGTCTGAAAGAGGTTGCGAAACTGGTAGGGATAGAGCTGCTCGATCATGTGATATTGGCAAAGGAAGGCTACTACAGCTTTTCGGATGAGGGGTTGCTGTAGTTGACATAAGTTATCAAAAATGATAATATAATGGAGCTGAAAAGATGTCTTGGAAAGTTACTTTTTATAGTGAAAAAGTTGAAAAAGAGATATTGGGATTTCCTGCCGGTATTTTGGCGGATCTTCTGCATATATTGGAAATGATAGAAGAACTTGGGCCCAATCTGGGGAAGCCGCATACTGCGCCTATGGGGAATGGCCTTTTTGAAATAAGGGCAAAAGGAAGAGAAGGTATAGGACGTGCTTTCTTTGCCGTTGTGCTTGAAAAAGAGATCGTTATAGTACACTCTTTTATAAAGAAAACACAAAAAACACCTAAAAAAGAATTGGAAAAAGCACGAAAAAGACTGAAGGAGTTGAAATGAGCAGAACTACGTTAAAAAACTTTAAAGAAAAAGCATTTCAAAAGCAGGGTGTACAGGACGAGTATGATGCCTTGAGACCTGAATATGCCATTAAGAAAAAACTTATTGCAATGAGAAAAGAAGCAGGTTTGACACAGGAGAAGCTTGCAGAGATCATGGGAACCAAAAAGAGCAACATTTCCAGATTGGAAAGTTTTAAAAGCAGTATCTCTCCCCGTATTGAAACACTCATAAAGTATGCCGAGGCGACAGGACATGAGCTAAAAGTGGATTTTGTCTAACAAGATACCACATGTTATTACAGTATGATAGAAAAAGCAGCAAAAGAGAGCAGTGTGAAAAAGCATATTAAAAAGTTTACCCGTTTTTCGAGGAAGATCGGGAGGGGATTGAACATTGAGTTCAAAGAGACCGTGGCCATTCCTTCACTCCTGAGACAGAGAGAATACAGGAAAGCGGGTGAGCAGGTCCTTGACATTGCCAGGATGGTGGGCCTAACCGTTGTGTGGATCGTGCCCGGCGGTGCGGTGATCACGACGATGATACTAAAGTTCTCGCATAAGAGCCGGCCCAGTGCCTTTCATCCGGATGAGGCGGCAGAGGAGGATGAACCCTCTTCCAAATAGAAGGAGGTAGGTTACCCTATGAACTTTCCACTGCTTGTTCTCTGAGCATCCATGATCTCTATCTCCCTTGCACCCGAAATGACGACTTCCGGATCGAGTGTATAGTCGATGCTGTCGTCTCTGCCTTCATAATTGAGAGAGTTGAGGATGACCTTCAGCACTTCCAGTCTTGCTTTGTGTTTATCGTTGGACCGGACGACGGTCCAGGGAGCATTGTGTGAGTGGGTACGTTTGATCATCTCGTATTTGGTTTCAGTGAAATCATCCCATCTGTCCTGTGCCTGGACATCGATCTCGCTGAGTTTCCATTGTCTGAGCGGGTCGGTCTTTCTTCTCTCGAACCTTCTTGCCTGCTCGTCCTTGGTAACGGAAAAGTAGAGTTTTATCAGGATGGTGCCCTGACGGGTAAGGTCCTTCTCGAACCCTTTGACCCCTTTCATGAAATCGTCATACTCTTTCTGGGTACAGAAGCCGAACACGGATTCGACCATGGCCCTGTTGTACCAGCTTCTGTCAAAGAGGACGATCTCTCCGCCTCTGGGAAAGTGCGAGATGTATTTCTGGTAGAACCATTGCGTCCTCTGCTCTTCGGTCGGTTTGCCCAGTGCCACGACGCGGTAGTGTTTTTCATTCATGTATCGTGTGACCCTTCGGATGGTCCCGCCTTTTCCTGCGGCATCGCGGCCTTCAAAGAGGATGATCATCTTTTGGTTCGTCTCCTCCAGGTGTTTCTGCAGTTTGATGAGTTCCGCCTGGTAGGGCTTGAGTGCCTGTTCGTGTTCTCTTTTGCTCAGGGCTTTTTTGACTGTGTCATCCTGCACCTTTGACTTGCTGTAACTCTCTATAAGTTCATTCAGAGAGACCATTTCTCCGTTTACTTCGACCTGATCATTTTTTTCCATTCTTTTCTCCTTTGGTTGTTTTTTTGTTTTGGGAATTACCGCTGTTCAGTTCTTCCAGGATCTTTTCACCTTTTTTGATCTGCAGGGTAATGATGTTCAGCTCTTCTTTTATCTCTTTTGATACTTTTTTGTCTGACTTCTTCTTTGCACTTTTTTCAAGCTCCTCTTTTCTGGCTTTCAGCTTCTTCAAAAGACGCTTGATGGATTTCTTCTTTCCTGCATTCTCGAATTCATCCAGTTCCAGGATCTCTTTGACGTTCTCTATAAATTTTTTGATACCCATTATTTCTCCTCTTTCAAGATCGTTTTGACATCTTCTTCATTCAGGACCATCGTATCTGTCCCAAGCTCTTTCAGGTCGTTGTTCTCATCGACGAAAATGATCTCTGCCATAGCGATAAGATTCGTGCTGATGTTATAGGCATAGGTACTGTCATTCATCAGCGATGTTGCCATTTCATTGGTGATAAGGCGGTTCCGGATAAGGTTGTCCAGCGTACCGTTTGCAAGAATGTCGTATTTTTCCGTATGCAGCTTGGCTTTTGAAAGCAGTACGATGATCTCGTCCTCTTCCTTTGCTGTGGAGATCCGGTGGATAGTTCTCAACAGTTCGGCCAGGTCTCTTCTGATACCGTTGTATTGCTCCCTGATATGCTCATTGGGACTGTGGGTGTATTTTATCAGGTTTTTCTGCAGATGTTTGGTGTCCTTCACCGCTTCGACGATATCTCTGTTGGCGAGTTTCAGTTTGTAGAGTGTACCGATGTCGGAGGGTGACATCAGAGACTGTGCTTTTGTGGAGAAGTCAATGATCTCGCCATAGATGCCCTTGATGTTGCGGTTGTAAAAGTCGTCAATGTCGAAAGCCCCCTCGGTATAGGTATCTTTGATGACCTCGTCGAGAGGAAGGGAGGAGAGGATATTGCTCCGTTTCAGATTCAATCCGTGTGTGATGACCTCGAAGGCATTCTCGTAAAGATGCTTCGTTTCCCTGATGATGGCGGCCATAGCAGTTGTGGGGAGCTCCAGGGTTGCTTCATTGAGGAACTTGGCATGGTCTCTCTTCTGTACCTCGGGAACATGTTTCGACCGTATCGTACGTTTAAGGAATGCCACAAGCCTGTCCACGAACGGGATGAACATCAGTACCCCCATGACCTTGAAGAATGAATCAAAAACGGCAAGCTTCAAGGTATGGTTGTCAGCTGCAATGCCCAGTGTATTACTGATGCTGTCGACCACAACGATGATCTGATCGATGAAAAGTACAGCGACGATGGCTGTGACCATGTTGAATACAAAATGGCCTCCCGCCAGCCGTTTCCCGTCTATGTTGGAGCTCAGGGATCCGATGATGGCAGTGATGGTCGTACCAATGTTCGCCCCTATGGTCAGTGCCAGCGCATTCTCGTAACTTATCTGCCCTACAGAGAGGGCGGTCAGAACGAGTATGATCGTGGCATGGGAGGACTGCATGACAACGGTAGCGAGAATACCGATACCTATGAATATGAGCAGGCCTTTGAATCCTCCTACGGCGAAAGAGGCGAGGTCGATCGTCTCTTTGACTGTCTCAAACCCCTCTTTCATATAGTGGATACCGAGGAACAGAAGTCCGAGTCCTGTCAGGGTATAACCGATACCTTTGAGGGATTTGGCTTTCTGGAAGATGAGAATGACACCGAAGACAAGCATGGGCATGGCATAGGCCGATATTTTCACCTTCAGTCCGAAGCCGGCCATGAGCCATGCACCGGTGGTCGTTCCTATGTTCGCTCCCAGGATGATGCCGATCCCCTGGGTCAGGCCGATGAGTCCGGCACCGATGAATGAGATGGTAAGTACAGAGACCAGGGAGCTCGACTGCATGAGTGCGGTCGTGATGAAACCGAAACCGATGCTTTTATAGAGTTTGTCGGTGGATCTCTGCAGGATTTTCTCCAGCATACCGCCGGAGAAGACCTTGAACCCCTCTTCGAGTGTAATCATACCGAAGAGGAAGATGGCGACACCTGCGGCGATCTCTTTGAAATGCGGGCTTACCCAGAATCCATAGGCCAGAATGACCAGGATAGCGGGGAGAAATATTTTTTTCAGCATTTAAAGCACGATCCCTCTGATCATGAAATAGATGGCTGCGGAGAGTACGGCTGCAGCAGGAACGGTGATGACCCAGGCAGCGACGATCTTTTTGATGGCATCCCTTTTGACATATTTCACTTTCTCTGCACTCTTCAGCTGTTTTTTCGCCTCTTTGAGCAGGGCTTCCTCCTCATCGATCATTTTGTAGAGTTCAACGATCCTTTCGTAATCTGTTTTATCTTTCTCCTCTTTGGCTTCCAGGGTCTTGAGCTGTGCATGCAGTGCTTTGAGCTGTTTCTTTTCATCGAGGATGAGCTCTTTCTCATGTGCGATCTCATCTTTGGCATCTGTCGTGTCGAGATATTCCCTGAGGAAGCCTACACCGAAGATACCACCCACGGCAATATGCGTAGAGGAGACAGGCAGTCCCAGCTGGGATGCGATGATCACTGTGATCGCCGCTGCCATTGCGACGGAGAATGCTCTCATCTGGTCGAGTTCGGTGATCTCGGAGCCCACCGTTCTGATGAGTTTGGGGCCGTACAGTGCGAGCCCGATGGCGATGCCGAGTGCACCGACACCCATGACCCAGAGCGGGATGCCCGCTTTGGCCGAGATGCCGCCGGTCATTACGGCATCGTTGATGGCCGCCAGCGGCCCGATGGCATTGGCAACGTCATTGGCGCCGTGTGCAAAGCTCAACAGTGCTGCTGCAAAGATGAGCGGTACGGTAAAGAGCATGTTGATGCCTGCCCGGGAGTTTTCGATCCCGGATGCTTTTTTGGCAAGGGTTGCTTTGACCAGGAAGTATACGATGAGTGCGATGATCAGGCCGAAGACCGCTGCAACGATAAAGGTCGGTTTTTTGGTATCGGGCAGAAAGACCAGGACATCCACAATACTCGGCCATACTTTTTTGAGTCCTTTGAGTGTCAGGTAGGTGATGAAAGCCCATGACATGATGGCCACGAATATAGGTACCCATTTGACAGCGGCTTCGATCTTGTTCTCTTTGAAGATAATGGTCTTCTTGATGGCAAAAAGGAAAGCGGCTGCGATAATACCGCCGAGTACAGGAGAGATGATCCAGGATGCGGCGATCTTGCCCATGGTACCCCATGCTACGATACCGAATCCTGCCGCAGCGATACCGGCACCCATGACTCCGCCCACAATGGAGTGTGTCGTTGATACAGGTGCTTTTGCCATTGTGGCAAAATTCAGCCAGAGTGCTGCAGCCAGAAGTGCAGCCATCATCGCCCAGATGAATGAATCGGTATTGGCGCCGAAGGCAGAAATGTCTATGATCCCTTTCTTGATGGTCTTGACGACATCACCTCCTGCGATCAGTGCTCCGGCTGCTTCGAAGATGGCTGCAATGACGATTGCACCACCCATGGTAAGCGCTTTTGAGCCCACAGCCGGCCCTACATTATTCGCAACATCATTCGCTCCGATGTTCATGGCCATGTAGGCACCGAACAGGGCGGCTATGGCAAGAAATACATTATTTGGTATTCCTCCGGTGCTCATGAAACTGTATGTCAAGACTGCGACCATGAAAAAGAGTGCAGCCCCCAGTCTCACAAAGTCTATTCCGCTGCTCTTGATGGCTTCTTTCTGCATTTTTTTGATCGTTTTTATTTCCATACTGCCTCACTTTTCATATCAATTTTTTGGTATTACACTATTCTTTCATTATACTCCTAATATTCTTTACAGCATAATAAAAAGTAGAAGAAATTTCCATGTTGGAATGGTTATGGATGAGGATGGAGGTGAAGTGGCAAAAGGTCTTGACCTGGAACTTCAGACATACTATAATACGTTTTCGATACACAGACATTTCACATTATTGATATAGAATAGTAATAAAAAAAGGGCTTGGATGTTTAGAGTGGTCACGATTGTATTTATATTGTTTGCATTCTCTTCGGATCTTTTTGGATATAAAGAGATCGTGGTCGACCTCTCAGAGCAGAGAGCCTATGCTATAGAGGACGGGGCGATCGTTTTTGACGGTCCGATCTCTACAGGGGTGAGGGGACGTGAAACGCCGGAGGGCGAATACCGGATACTGCAGAAGAAACGACACCACAAGTCGAACCTCTGGCCCAAACCCGACGGTGGTGCGAAGATGGATTATATGCTGCGCCTGAGCAACAGCGGCATTGCGATGCACCTGGGGCATGTCCCCAAAAGCGGGCCGGCTTCGCACGGGTGTATCAGACTCAAGAACGGATTCGCGCAGCGTATGTATGAGTGGGCGAGGGTCGGTACCTATGTCTATGTCGAAGGGGATATAGAAGATTGGTATGTCATGAAGAACAGTGGCAAACGCGGCTACTATGACGAATACTTCATTGTGGATGCCTATTAGGACTTCGTAGCGTTACTCTCTTTCATTATCTCGAACCAGTCTCTTTTAAATACCTTTCTGATGAAAGACTCTTTGTGCGGCAGAAGGCAGCTGCTGCAGTCCTGATGGACGGCAGTGTCCGAGACAAACTGTTTCCCCTCTTTTGCATCGATGCTGCAGCTGCTGTAGTGTGTTCGGCCTTCTTCTTTGAACAACCCATCGTCGTCAAATCTGAAATACGGACAGGCGCAGAGATAGCAGTTGAGTATTTCCATCTCATGGCACTTTTTCGGCTCGGCATAGAGCGGGCAGAAGTCAGGTTCCTTCTCTACCATATTCTCAAAACGAAAATAGGCTATGACCTCTTCATTGCTCAGCGTTCTGAGCTTCTCCATGATCTTCCGGTGTTTCTCTCCATGTGTCCGGAACCACGCTCCATAGGTCATGCTGCACTCTTTTGAAAACTCTTGAAGATGAGAACGATAACGACGACCTCGATGAAGACCAGCAGGAAATGCAGGTCGTAGACCTGTGCCTGGTTGTCGGTGACTCCGAAATGTTCCACGACTTTGTAGAAGAGGTATGAGATCCCCATGCCCAGAAGATAGCCCAGCTGCTTGGCCGTATCGAGCCGGGTCAGAAGCGTGTCGGTACCCAGAAGCAGGGTCTCTGCCCTGACAAGGTAGGAGCCGAACACGAAAGTGATCTGGTACCCGATATAGATGATGAGTGCTGTCTGGTAAGTGTAGGGTACTGCAAGAAAATAGAGCATGGCCATCAATAGGATGAACTCTACCAGCAGGGAGATACGGAACAGCCATTCGGCATTGAGAATATGATGGTAAAAACGTGCGATGATGAGCATACCTACGGCAAGCAGTACCCCGCCAATCGAATAGATGGAAGGCTCCAGCGGGCGATAGAGAATGAAGATGACCCCTACACTCAACCCCAGGAAAAGGGAGTTCATGAATTTGTACCGGATGAACTGTTCTGGGATGATCGTAAGCATGTTGTATTATATCCTATATTGTGTTCCCGTAGGGTCGGTTTACCGACCATCATTGACCAACGCTGTGATCTATTATGACTCAATAGGTGGTCGGTGAACCGACCCTACGAGATAAATTTTATTAAAAGCTGTACTTCACTTTGGCATAAAGGCTTCTGCCTTCTGTAGCATAGCCGTAGACCGACTGGTACTCTTTGTCAAAAATGTTTCTGGCATTGAGATAAAGATCGAGGTCTTTCATCAGTTCCGTGTTGAAGTTGAGATTCCAGAGTGTGTAGTTGCCTGTCTGTACTTCAGATGCAGGGAAAATGCTGTAATCATCATCGGACCGGTCTCCTACATACTGTGCGTCCACACTGAAATGCATATTGTTTTCTGTATAGTACTCTACCGTTGCATTGAGGATGTCTTTTGCCCGTCTTGGAAGTTCCGTACCATCCTCTTTCTCAAATTTGAAGAGGTGTGTATAGTTGGCAGAGAGGTGAACGTTGAGTGCCGGCAGGGTATAGGCTCCCTGGACTTCAAGCCCTTCGAATTTTGAGGTACCGTCCACATTCTGATAGCCGCCGATGTATGTCAAAGGGTCATAGACATAGTCGATATTGTCTTCAACCCTGTTGTTGAAGTAGGTCACAGCGATCAGCTCTTTGTAGGCTGCTGATACATCGAAGCCTCTGGTATAGCTCGGTTTCAGGAGGGAACCCGGTGCCGGTGTCGCAAGCTGGAAAGCACTTGGTGCATCGTAAGAGGTGTAGTAGTTCGCAGAGGTCGTGAAGCCTTTAAGGAAATCATGCTGATGCTTCAGGCCGATCTTGTAGGTCGTCTCATTGTCGAACTCGTCATAGCTGTCGTAACGGAGGTTGGTCTCAAGCAGTGTACTTTCATTGATATTGTAGGTGTTGGAGAGGAAAACAGCTTTGTTCGTATAGGAGGATTCCGTTGGCAGGGAAGGGAAGCTTGAGATGTAAAGGTTGGAACCTTCGATATCCTTATATTCGAGGCCGAGGATCGCTTTTCCGCTGCTGTAGTCGTAGGCATTGATAAGAGAGTACTCTTTGATGGTCGCTTTGTAGGTATTGTGAGCATCGCCGAAAAAGTTTGAAGTATAATAGTCTCTCTCGAATTCTCCTTTGCTGGCAGTGAATACAGCACTGTAACGGTCCATTTTGAAATAGTAATTGAGTGCAT
The window above is part of the Sulfurovum riftiae genome. Proteins encoded here:
- a CDS encoding ORF6N domain-containing protein; protein product: MNELVLQGEIGERIFTLRGKEVMLDRDLAELYQVGTKVLNQAVKRNIERFPQDFMFQMTKQEFENWRSQFVTSNADKMGLRRAPYVFTEQGVYMLATVLKSDVAIDVNIAIMRTFAKLREFSKHYNALAKRIMEVERKNDRQYKELKKALDELMAGSKVVESKTIGFIKSDQ
- the radC gene encoding RadC family protein; amino-acid sequence: MSHLKTIKELHKDDKPREKLVKKGAEALKNDELLAVLLGSGIQGKDVRKLSREIVVLMDTGFDGLTLKRLCEVHGLGLAKASQIIASIELSKRYLIRTNKRISSAADVYEELKAFAGKQQEHFLSITLDGASHIINVRTVFIGTLNQSLVHPREVFADAIADRAAGIIIAHNHPSGTLEPSRADIQITDRLKEVAKLVGIELLDHVILAKEGYYSFSDEGLL
- a CDS encoding L,D-transpeptidase family protein gives rise to the protein MFRVVTIVFILFAFSSDLFGYKEIVVDLSEQRAYAIEDGAIVFDGPISTGVRGRETPEGEYRILQKKRHHKSNLWPKPDGGAKMDYMLRLSNSGIAMHLGHVPKSGPASHGCIRLKNGFAQRMYEWARVGTYVYVEGDIEDWYVMKNSGKRGYYDEYFIVDAY
- a CDS encoding helix-turn-helix domain-containing protein, with amino-acid sequence MKTVRVGIMSKEEYKQRTIDIARGLYVPKTNEPKIWFESMKSMAQILSNENQALLKTILDNKPKSLKELEALTGRAKSNLSRTLKTLERYGIVELHKSNNALVAEVKATHFKVEFGFEAA
- a CDS encoding Na/Pi cotransporter family protein, with protein sequence MLKKIFLPAILVILAYGFWVSPHFKEIAAGVAIFLFGMITLEEGFKVFSGGMLEKILQRSTDKLYKSIGFGFITTALMQSSSLVSVLTISFIGAGLIGLTQGIGIILGANIGTTTGAWLMAGFGLKVKISAYAMPMLVFGVILIFQKAKSLKGIGYTLTGLGLLFLGIHYMKEGFETVKETIDLASFAVGGFKGLLIFIGIGILATVVMQSSHATIILVLTALSVGQISYENALALTIGANIGTTITAIIGSLSSNIDGKRLAGGHFVFNMVTAIVAVLFIDQIIVVVDSISNTLGIAADNHTLKLAVFDSFFKVMGVLMFIPFVDRLVAFLKRTIRSKHVPEVQKRDHAKFLNEATLELPTTAMAAIIRETKHLYENAFEVITHGLNLKRSNILSSLPLDEVIKDTYTEGAFDIDDFYNRNIKGIYGEIIDFSTKAQSLMSPSDIGTLYKLKLANRDIVEAVKDTKHLQKNLIKYTHSPNEHIREQYNGIRRDLAELLRTIHRISTAKEEDEIIVLLSKAKLHTEKYDILANGTLDNLIRNRLITNEMATSLMNDSTYAYNISTNLIAMAEIIFVDENNDLKELGTDTMVLNEEDVKTILKEEK
- the ppk2 gene encoding polyphosphate kinase 2, with protein sequence MEKNDQVEVNGEMVSLNELIESYSKSKVQDDTVKKALSKREHEQALKPYQAELIKLQKHLEETNQKMIILFEGRDAAGKGGTIRRVTRYMNEKHYRVVALGKPTEEQRTQWFYQKYISHFPRGGEIVLFDRSWYNRAMVESVFGFCTQKEYDDFMKGVKGFEKDLTRQGTILIKLYFSVTKDEQARRFERRKTDPLRQWKLSEIDVQAQDRWDDFTETKYEMIKRTHSHNAPWTVVRSNDKHKARLEVLKVILNSLNYEGRDDSIDYTLDPEVVISGAREIEIMDAQRTSSGKFIG
- a CDS encoding helix-turn-helix domain-containing protein: MSRTTLKNFKEKAFQKQGVQDEYDALRPEYAIKKKLIAMRKEAGLTQEKLAEIMGTKKSNISRLESFKSSISPRIETLIKYAEATGHELKVDFV
- a CDS encoding type II toxin-antitoxin system RelE/ParE family toxin; translation: MSWKVTFYSEKVEKEILGFPAGILADLLHILEMIEELGPNLGKPHTAPMGNGLFEIRAKGREGIGRAFFAVVLEKEIVIVHSFIKKTQKTPKKELEKARKRLKELK
- a CDS encoding inorganic phosphate transporter, with amino-acid sequence MEIKTIKKMQKEAIKSSGIDFVRLGAALFFMVAVLTYSFMSTGGIPNNVFLAIAALFGAYMAMNIGANDVANNVGPAVGSKALTMGGAIVIAAIFEAAGALIAGGDVVKTIKKGIIDISAFGANTDSFIWAMMAALLAAALWLNFATMAKAPVSTTHSIVGGVMGAGIAAAGFGIVAWGTMGKIAASWIISPVLGGIIAAAFLFAIKKTIIFKENKIEAAVKWVPIFVAIMSWAFITYLTLKGLKKVWPSIVDVLVFLPDTKKPTFIVAAVFGLIIALIVYFLVKATLAKKASGIENSRAGINMLFTVPLIFAAALLSFAHGANDVANAIGPLAAINDAVMTGGISAKAGIPLWVMGVGALGIAIGLALYGPKLIRTVGSEITELDQMRAFSVAMAAAITVIIASQLGLPVSSTHIAVGGIFGVGFLREYLDTTDAKDEIAHEKELILDEKKQLKALHAQLKTLEAKEEKDKTDYERIVELYKMIDEEEALLKEAKKQLKSAEKVKYVKRDAIKKIVAAWVITVPAAAVLSAAIYFMIRGIVL